The following proteins are encoded in a genomic region of Phoenix dactylifera cultivar Barhee BC4 unplaced genomic scaffold, palm_55x_up_171113_PBpolish2nd_filt_p 000522F, whole genome shotgun sequence:
- the LOC103721793 gene encoding glutathione transferase GST 23-like: MEQAPSGLKLFGSWASSYTHRVQLALKLKGLDFEYMEEDLNNKSPSLLLYNPVYKKVPVLLHLDRPIVESVIILQYIDETWTDRPIMPADPYERAVARFWCYFADDKLGPAVGAVFGLAGEDQKAAVAHVHENLKLIETELREGAFKGRRFFGGDKIGILDIVLGCGSYWLAVFDEVMEVKLVDPEAFPLFHAWLRDFEEQEEVKEIIPAIDRLLEYARGIRQMMLSLKDTPTAAAPAATTTTTTTTTTTTNDNSNVAVESGSSV; this comes from the exons ATGGAGCAGGCCCCCTCTGGTCTCAAACTCTTTGGCTCATGGGCGAGCTCCTACACCCATCGAGTGCAACTTGCCCTCAAGCTCAAGGGCCTGGACTTTGAGTACATGGAGGAAGACCTCAACAACAAGagcccctccctcctcctctacaACCCCGTCTACAAGAAGGTCCccgtcctcctccacctcgacCGCCCCATCGTCGAGTCGGTCATCATCCTCCAGTACATCGACGAGACCTGGACCGACCGCCCGATCATGCCCGCCGATCCCTACGAGCGGGCCGTCGCCCGCTTCTGGTGCTACTTCGCCGACGATAAG CTTGGCCCAGCAGTCGGCGCCGTGTTTGGATTGGCAGGCGAGGATCAGAAGGCCGCTGTGGCACATGTCCATGAGAATTTGAAGCTCATTGAGACCGAGCTCCGGGAGGGAGCCTTCAAGGGGaggaggttctttggaggtgaTAAGATCGGTATCTTGGACATTGTCCTCGGATGCGGTTCCTACTGGCTTGCAGTGTTTGATGAGGTCATGGAGGTGAAGCTCGTCGACCCCGAAGCTTTCCCTCTCTTCCATGCATGGCTCCGAGATTTTGAGGAGCAGGAGGAGGTGAAGGAGATCATTCCGGCCATTGATAGGTTGCTCGAGTACGCCAGAGGCATTCGTCAGATGATGCTTAGTCTCAAGGACACCCCCACCGCCGCTGCCCCCGctgccaccaccaccaccaccaccaccaccaccaccaccaccaacgACAATAGCAATGTAGCTGTTGAAAGTGGTAGTAGTGTTTAA